From a single Novipirellula caenicola genomic region:
- a CDS encoding WXG100 family type VII secretion target: MNQAVVDPEQLRQFAAHLHRFAEEMKQRSTMLASQMNQLEQTWRDEQQRKFGEEFTTQMRQISRLIQSTEEHVPYLMRKAEQIDAYLGR; the protein is encoded by the coding sequence ATGAATCAAGCCGTTGTCGATCCCGAACAGTTGCGTCAATTTGCAGCGCACCTGCATCGTTTCGCTGAAGAGATGAAGCAGCGTTCGACCATGCTTGCATCTCAAATGAACCAACTCGAACAAACGTGGCGTGACGAACAACAACGCAAATTTGGCGAAGAGTTCACGACTCAGATGCGTCAAATTTCGAGATTGATCCAATCGACCGAAGAACATGTGCCTTATTTGATGCGGAAAGCAGAACAAATTGATGCCTACCTTGGACGCTAG